In Salisediminibacterium beveridgei, one DNA window encodes the following:
- a CDS encoding ABC transporter ATP-binding protein codes for MFSALKKLSWFFKQEKKRYVMAILILVIASIMEIIPPRLIGFVIDDVHQGRMTEERLITYIGVLFALMIAVYLMTFVWMRKLFGGSLLLERTMRSRFMNHLMTMTPSFYQRNKTGDLMAKGTNDLKAISQTAGFGILTLVDATVFLLVILVMMTFFISWELTLAAFLPFPLMAYLMKVYGKRIHERFMGAQRAFGDLNDQVLESISGVRVIRAFVKERSDRAQFSKQTDHVLEQNIRVARVDALFEPTIKILVGMSYMIGLGFGAYLVFQGRITLGQLVTFNIYLGMLIWPMFALGELMNIMQRGNASLDRLNNTFDVEPDVSDHAHAVRDINPVSIELRNLSFRYPSAKDYAIHDVSAKIQRGMHVGVVGKTGSGKSTFLKQLLRAYPSGNGQVLIDGTAIEDIALETLKSWIGYVPQEAFLFSKTIEANIRFGAEGATDKRLKQVMEQAAITKDLHTFQDGLNTLVGEKGVSLSGGQKQRIAIARALIKDPEILILDDAMSAVDAKTEQFIIEQIREERRGKTTFIAAHRMSAVRHADLILVFHEGRVVEQGTHEELMKAGNWYQRQYDKQQMEQNMPGADRQEVSSWL; via the coding sequence ATGTTCAGTGCATTAAAGAAATTATCCTGGTTTTTTAAGCAGGAAAAGAAACGCTATGTGATGGCAATTCTCATCTTGGTGATTGCCAGCATTATGGAGATTATCCCGCCGAGACTCATCGGCTTCGTAATAGATGATGTCCATCAGGGCCGCATGACCGAGGAGAGGCTGATCACTTACATTGGCGTTCTCTTTGCCTTGATGATTGCCGTGTATCTGATGACTTTCGTATGGATGCGTAAGTTGTTCGGAGGCTCATTGCTTCTCGAGCGAACGATGCGCTCACGGTTTATGAACCATTTAATGACGATGACACCGTCGTTTTATCAGCGCAACAAAACCGGTGATCTGATGGCGAAAGGAACCAATGATTTAAAGGCCATCTCACAAACCGCAGGCTTCGGGATACTGACACTGGTTGACGCTACGGTGTTTTTACTCGTCATTCTCGTGATGATGACATTCTTCATCAGCTGGGAACTGACGTTGGCTGCCTTTTTGCCATTCCCATTGATGGCTTATTTAATGAAGGTTTACGGTAAGCGGATACATGAGCGGTTTATGGGAGCCCAGCGTGCCTTTGGCGATTTGAACGATCAGGTTCTCGAGTCGATCTCCGGCGTGCGGGTGATCCGCGCCTTTGTCAAAGAGCGATCGGACCGGGCGCAATTCAGTAAACAGACGGATCATGTCCTTGAGCAGAATATTCGGGTGGCCCGGGTGGATGCCCTGTTTGAACCGACGATCAAAATACTCGTAGGCATGAGTTACATGATCGGGCTCGGTTTTGGGGCGTACCTGGTGTTTCAGGGGCGCATTACCCTCGGGCAGCTGGTGACCTTTAACATTTACCTCGGGATGCTGATCTGGCCGATGTTCGCTCTCGGTGAACTGATGAATATCATGCAGCGGGGGAATGCTTCGTTGGACCGTTTAAACAATACCTTTGATGTGGAACCGGATGTTTCTGACCACGCTCATGCTGTCCGGGACATAAATCCGGTGTCCATAGAGCTGAGAAACCTTTCCTTCAGGTATCCTTCAGCAAAAGACTATGCCATTCACGACGTGTCTGCCAAGATTCAGCGGGGCATGCATGTCGGTGTTGTCGGCAAGACGGGGAGCGGAAAATCGACGTTTTTAAAACAGCTTCTCAGAGCCTACCCGTCAGGAAATGGCCAGGTGCTGATCGATGGTACGGCAATAGAAGACATCGCTTTGGAAACGTTGAAATCCTGGATCGGCTATGTACCGCAGGAAGCCTTCCTGTTCTCGAAGACCATCGAAGCGAATATCCGTTTCGGTGCCGAGGGGGCCACTGATAAGCGGTTAAAGCAAGTCATGGAGCAGGCAGCGATTACGAAAGATCTGCATACCTTTCAGGACGGATTGAATACCTTGGTTGGGGAAAAAGGTGTCTCTCTTTCCGGAGGGCAAAAGCAGCGGATCGCGATTGCCCGAGCCCTCATCAAGGATCCGGAAATCCTGATTCTCGATGATGCCATGTCTGCAGTGGATGCAAAGACGGAACAGTTCATTATCGAACAGATCCGCGAAGAGCGGCGGGGAAAAACCACGTTTATTGCTGCGCACCGGATGTCCGCAGTCCGTCACGCGGATCTGATTCTGGTCTTTCATGAAGGGCGTGTAGTGGAACAAGGGACGCACGAAGAACTGATGAAAGCAGGTAACTGGTATCAAAGACAATACGATAAACAGCAGATGGAGCAAAACATGCCCGGTGCTGACAGACAGGAGGTGTCGTCATGGCTGTAA
- a CDS encoding aldo/keto reductase: MMSGTVSKRQLGQSDVHISPIGLGCWQFSKGNGLVGKFWPAMEQEAMNQIVQESLDGGVNWFDTAEVYGKGDSERALSEALDSATFGSEPPVIATKWWPAFRRSSSIVHTFDARRIALGGRAIDLHQVHQPMSFSSPTDEMNAMADLMDEGKIRSAGVSNFNLKQMKEAHEALLERGYSLASNQVKYSLLDRRIEENGILDYAKEQGITIIAYSPLEQGILSGKFHQNPDLIKKIQGVRKYTPNFRAKGLKKTEPLIKLMLRLAEDYDVTPTQIALNWVIHQHGETIVAIPGASKTHHATANAKTMDFELSNTDLFALDQMAKRIQVD, from the coding sequence ATGATGTCAGGAACCGTATCAAAGCGACAGCTCGGTCAGTCAGATGTACACATTTCCCCGATTGGATTGGGGTGCTGGCAATTCAGTAAAGGAAACGGCCTGGTCGGTAAGTTCTGGCCAGCTATGGAACAAGAAGCGATGAATCAGATTGTCCAGGAATCTCTGGACGGTGGTGTCAATTGGTTTGATACAGCCGAAGTGTATGGTAAAGGGGACTCGGAACGTGCATTAAGTGAGGCCCTGGATTCTGCCACTTTCGGATCTGAACCACCTGTGATTGCCACAAAATGGTGGCCTGCTTTTCGTCGCAGTTCGTCGATCGTTCACACCTTTGATGCACGGCGCATCGCCTTAGGCGGCCGTGCCATCGACCTGCATCAGGTGCACCAGCCAATGTCCTTCAGTTCACCCACGGATGAAATGAATGCCATGGCCGATCTGATGGACGAAGGGAAAATCAGAAGCGCCGGGGTCAGTAACTTCAACCTGAAGCAGATGAAAGAGGCACATGAGGCTCTTTTGGAACGGGGATACAGTCTCGCCTCCAATCAGGTAAAGTACAGTCTGTTGGATCGCCGCATCGAAGAAAACGGGATTCTCGATTACGCCAAGGAACAAGGAATTACAATCATCGCGTATTCTCCCCTTGAACAGGGCATCCTCTCCGGGAAATTCCATCAGAACCCGGACCTGATCAAAAAAATCCAGGGTGTTCGTAAATATACACCGAACTTCCGGGCAAAGGGGCTGAAAAAAACCGAACCGCTGATCAAGCTGATGCTGCGGCTCGCTGAGGACTATGACGTCACACCGACACAGATCGCCTTAAATTGGGTGATCCATCAGCACGGAGAAACCATCGTTGCCATTCCAGGGGCATCCAAAACGCATCACGCGACAGCGAACGCGAAAACGATGGATTTTGAATTGTCCAATACCGATCTGTTCGCTTTGGACCAGATGGCCAAACGGATTCAGGTCGATTGA
- a CDS encoding flagellar basal body-associated FliL family protein gives MTDDRKAMEKLQNKVESKRMDEQRGARNRSKNVATWRSEKPPVMNNGSDEEPFPKKKQNKGTVILIGLLVVLGGALLMLLNQDRVTSAYDYIAGDYSWQRAHHGEEALYQLDDGGTVQASLTIEVMERGQVRRLSNRDEVVQKIIQDAFLTVGSSEVRSNEGKDRVVDDIRSAINQEVENVEVKDVYFRSILTP, from the coding sequence ATGACGGATGATCGAAAAGCGATGGAGAAGCTCCAGAATAAGGTGGAAAGTAAACGCATGGATGAGCAACGAGGCGCCCGGAACCGCTCGAAAAACGTCGCGACCTGGCGATCGGAAAAACCGCCTGTGATGAACAACGGATCCGATGAAGAGCCGTTTCCAAAGAAAAAGCAAAATAAGGGCACGGTGATCCTGATCGGACTTCTGGTGGTTCTCGGTGGGGCCTTATTGATGTTACTTAATCAGGACCGGGTGACCTCCGCTTACGACTATATCGCGGGAGACTACTCATGGCAGAGGGCTCATCACGGGGAAGAAGCGTTGTACCAGCTTGACGACGGAGGCACTGTTCAGGCTTCGTTGACCATTGAAGTGATGGAACGCGGTCAGGTAAGACGTCTCAGTAACCGGGATGAAGTTGTACAAAAGATCATCCAGGATGCCTTTTTGACGGTGGGGTCTTCAGAAGTCCGCAGTAACGAAGGGAAAGACAGGGTAGTGGATGACATCCGTTCCGCGATCAATCAGGAAGTGGAGAACGTCGAGGTGAAAGATGTGTACTTCCGGTCGATCCTTACCCCCTAG
- a CDS encoding glycine betaine ABC transporter substrate-binding protein, translating into MFKGNRKLIAAAAGLSMTMVAAGCGNDNNEENNNMNNDGDNNANGNADAGDDGAMVGEGKEIELVFVEWDSEIASTNVVAKVLEDQGYDVTMTPIDNAIMWQSIANGEADGMVAAWLPATHGDLYDEYEDSLVDLGVNLEGARVGLVVPEYMDIDSVGELDQYADEMGGNITGIEPGAGVVQAAEQAVEDYALDGWSVETSSSGAMATALGEAYDNEEPIAVTGWTPHWKFSAYDLKYLEDPEGSFGDVEVIQTMVREGLEDDMPNAYRILDQFFWTTEDMESIMLEVQEGADPADAAADWVEANQDKVDEWLEGVE; encoded by the coding sequence ATGTTTAAAGGAAACAGAAAGTTGATTGCAGCTGCGGCTGGTCTTTCAATGACAATGGTTGCTGCGGGTTGTGGCAATGACAACAATGAGGAAAATAACAACATGAACAACGATGGTGACAACAACGCCAACGGAAATGCTGATGCTGGCGACGACGGTGCCATGGTTGGCGAAGGTAAAGAAATCGAACTCGTCTTTGTTGAATGGGATTCAGAAATTGCATCTACAAACGTAGTTGCCAAAGTCCTGGAAGATCAAGGTTATGACGTAACCATGACTCCAATCGACAACGCCATTATGTGGCAATCAATTGCCAACGGCGAAGCAGACGGCATGGTCGCTGCATGGTTGCCGGCTACTCACGGTGACTTATACGACGAATATGAAGATTCACTTGTCGATCTTGGTGTGAACCTTGAAGGTGCACGCGTAGGACTTGTTGTACCTGAGTATATGGACATCGACTCCGTTGGTGAACTTGACCAGTATGCGGACGAAATGGGTGGCAACATCACAGGTATCGAACCTGGTGCCGGTGTTGTTCAGGCTGCTGAGCAGGCTGTAGAAGACTATGCTCTTGACGGCTGGTCTGTTGAAACTTCTTCCAGCGGTGCGATGGCAACTGCATTGGGTGAAGCTTACGATAACGAAGAGCCGATTGCTGTAACTGGTTGGACGCCACACTGGAAATTCTCCGCTTATGACCTGAAATATCTTGAAGATCCTGAAGGATCATTCGGGGATGTTGAAGTGATTCAAACAATGGTTCGTGAAGGCCTTGAAGACGATATGCCAAACGCATACCGTATTCTTGACCAGTTCTTCTGGACAACAGAAGACATGGAAAGCATCATGCTTGAAGTACAAGAAGGTGCAGACCCTGCCGACGCAGCAGCAGACTGGGTTGAAGCTAACCAGGACAAAGTTGACGAATGGCTTGAAGGCGTAGAATAA
- a CDS encoding GbsR/MarR family transcriptional regulator has product MKSEDRLRSDQDRLEAARDRFISEIAKNIHLYDLSPSTGRLYGTVFFSEEPMTLDEMSEQMGMSKTSMSTGIRSLVEASMVERVWERGIRKDLYKTEDDWYKSFSTVFIKRWRQATEMNLEAIRETEDQIRRIYLDTECDEIRGKVELDLDKLSHAREYYEWLNRVIALFETGEIYDIVPTKEK; this is encoded by the coding sequence ATGAAGAGCGAGGACAGATTACGAAGTGATCAGGATCGACTTGAAGCAGCGCGGGACAGGTTTATTTCCGAGATCGCCAAAAACATTCATCTTTATGATCTCTCTCCATCCACAGGCAGGTTATATGGAACGGTATTCTTCTCAGAAGAACCTATGACACTCGATGAGATGAGTGAACAAATGGGTATGAGTAAGACGAGTATGAGCACGGGAATCCGTTCGCTCGTTGAGGCGAGTATGGTGGAACGTGTGTGGGAGAGAGGGATCCGCAAAGATCTCTACAAAACAGAAGATGACTGGTATAAATCGTTTTCCACTGTGTTTATTAAAAGGTGGCGGCAGGCTACAGAGATGAATTTAGAAGCCATCCGTGAAACCGAGGATCAGATCAGAAGAATATACCTGGATACAGAGTGCGATGAGATCCGTGGGAAAGTGGAACTTGATCTTGATAAACTCAGCCATGCCCGAGAATATTATGAATGGTTGAACCGTGTCATTGCTTTATTTGAGACCGGTGAGATTTATGACATTGTACCGACAAAGGAAAAATAA
- a CDS encoding ABC transporter ATP-binding protein, with protein MAVNEAQTPEATKTGKRLFLYAWPFRKTIFISLFFLAIAAAAELTGPFIAKTMIDNHIVGVEQTWMETPNGDVTFDDRQFSRMDRHDPGAAVLGEASVVQVGLTYYFVEAADVLVGEEAFENGELTVSRNGETASYPAQEMTQGEVYQFYAPEVPYIIGWMGLYLALIILSSFFHYYQSLWLQTSANRIIKKMREDVFKKVHELPVRYFDHMPTGKIVSRITNDTEAIRELYVRVLATFFTGIIYMIGIFIAIFLLDVRLALATLLIIPILIIWMIVYRSFAGRYNRVIREKLSDLNGRMNENIQGMSLVQAFGQEKAVSEEFETHNTEHYRFNQKMLTLNSLTSFNLIGLIRNIAFVTLIWYFAGGSMGVGMIFSLGVVYAFVDYINRLFEPINGIVGQLAQLEEARIAGERVFHLMDQEGEPLPDTAVARFHGDVAFQNVWLSYEPGHPVLKDISFSAKKGETVAFVGHTGSGKSSIMNVLFRFYDHDKGEVTIDRRDTLSMTRQEVRSHMAIVLQDPFLFTGTIYTNVAMGDPSITKAQVQKALDQVGATAFIQSLPSGIDEEVKEKGSTFSAGERQLISFARALVVDPAILILDEATANIDTETEAMIQHALDVVKAGRTTFVIAHRLSTIREADQIIVLNEGEIAEQGDHASLMAVRGRYHHMYQLQKGASSDGQVS; from the coding sequence ATGGCTGTAAATGAGGCGCAGACACCTGAAGCCACCAAGACAGGCAAGCGGCTGTTCCTATACGCCTGGCCTTTTCGAAAGACGATTTTCATCTCCTTATTTTTCCTTGCGATTGCAGCGGCTGCGGAGTTGACGGGCCCGTTTATTGCCAAAACGATGATCGATAATCATATCGTCGGGGTCGAACAGACGTGGATGGAGACGCCGAACGGTGATGTTACGTTTGATGACCGGCAGTTCAGCCGCATGGACCGTCATGACCCTGGTGCAGCGGTTCTGGGAGAAGCTTCCGTGGTTCAGGTTGGATTGACCTATTATTTTGTGGAAGCAGCGGATGTGCTTGTCGGGGAAGAGGCCTTTGAAAATGGGGAACTCACGGTGAGTCGCAATGGCGAAACCGCCAGCTACCCCGCTCAGGAAATGACCCAGGGCGAGGTCTATCAGTTTTATGCACCGGAAGTACCCTATATCATTGGCTGGATGGGGCTGTATCTCGCTCTTATTATCCTGTCGTCGTTCTTTCATTATTACCAGAGCCTTTGGCTTCAGACGTCTGCGAACCGCATCATTAAAAAAATGCGGGAGGATGTCTTTAAAAAAGTACACGAACTGCCGGTGCGGTACTTTGATCACATGCCGACAGGGAAAATTGTCTCGAGAATCACGAACGATACGGAAGCGATCCGCGAGCTCTATGTCCGGGTCCTGGCCACCTTTTTCACGGGGATCATCTACATGATCGGAATTTTTATTGCCATCTTCCTCCTGGATGTCCGTCTCGCACTGGCAACCCTTCTGATCATTCCGATACTCATTATCTGGATGATCGTGTACCGGTCCTTTGCGGGCAGGTACAACCGGGTGATCCGTGAGAAACTGAGTGATTTGAACGGACGGATGAATGAAAATATTCAGGGCATGTCTCTCGTTCAGGCTTTCGGGCAGGAAAAGGCGGTATCGGAAGAGTTCGAGACTCATAACACCGAACATTACCGGTTTAATCAAAAGATGCTCACACTGAATTCCCTGACGTCGTTTAACCTGATCGGCCTGATCCGTAACATCGCCTTCGTGACCTTGATCTGGTATTTTGCCGGCGGGTCCATGGGTGTGGGGATGATCTTCAGCCTCGGTGTTGTGTATGCCTTTGTGGATTACATCAACCGCCTGTTTGAACCGATCAACGGCATCGTCGGTCAGCTGGCGCAGCTTGAAGAAGCGCGTATTGCCGGGGAGCGGGTATTTCATCTGATGGATCAAGAAGGAGAACCTCTTCCGGATACGGCCGTAGCCAGATTCCACGGAGACGTGGCATTTCAAAATGTATGGCTGTCTTATGAGCCGGGGCATCCAGTATTGAAGGACATTTCGTTTTCAGCAAAGAAAGGGGAAACGGTGGCTTTCGTTGGTCATACAGGCTCCGGGAAGAGTTCGATTATGAATGTCCTGTTCCGCTTTTACGATCATGACAAAGGCGAAGTGACGATTGACAGGAGAGATACCTTGTCGATGACCCGTCAGGAAGTCCGCTCGCATATGGCCATTGTCCTGCAAGATCCGTTCCTTTTCACCGGGACCATTTACACGAACGTCGCGATGGGTGATCCGTCGATTACGAAGGCACAGGTCCAAAAGGCCCTCGATCAGGTGGGGGCTACTGCCTTCATTCAATCGCTCCCAAGCGGAATCGATGAAGAGGTCAAGGAAAAAGGAAGCACTTTCTCTGCCGGGGAACGGCAGCTGATATCCTTCGCCCGGGCACTGGTTGTGGATCCGGCGATATTGATTCTGGACGAAGCGACGGCGAACATCGATACGGAAACAGAGGCGATGATTCAGCATGCCCTGGACGTCGTGAAAGCAGGGCGGACAACGTTTGTCATCGCTCACCGGCTGTCGACGATCCGTGAAGCCGATCAGATTATTGTTCTCAATGAAGGAGAAATTGCTGAACAGGGAGATCATGCCTCCCTCATGGCAGTCCGCGGCCGGTATCATCATATGTACCAGCTTCAAAAAGGTGCAAGCTCTGACGGGCAAGTATCCTGA
- a CDS encoding quaternary amine ABC transporter ATP-binding protein, producing MATIKVDKLTKIFGKKTKQAQQLLDEGYSKDEILGKTGCTVGVNQASFEVQDAEIFVIMGLSGSGKSTLVRLLNRLIEPTSGTVHINDDNLSNISDTELRMARRKMMSMVFQKFGLFPFRTIMENVEYGLEIQGIEKSERREKAQASLELVGLKGYEAQYPDQLSGGMQQRVGLARALANDPEVLLMDEAFSALDPLIRKDMQDELLDLQTSMQKTIIFITHDLDEALRLGDRIALMKDGYIVQIGTPEEILINPANEYVERFVEDIDRSKILNAEHIMKTPETINLDKSGPRVALERMRKYGLSSLYVTDSNRRLKGYVTADDASNAQKEDARDLNAILKTDMPKCSKDTTLHELFDMIHNSPVPVAVVENEKLVGIIVRGAVIAALSGENEVNLNAE from the coding sequence GTGGCTACAATTAAAGTCGACAAGCTCACAAAGATTTTCGGCAAAAAAACGAAGCAGGCCCAACAGCTCCTTGACGAAGGCTATTCGAAAGATGAAATCCTTGGCAAAACCGGCTGTACCGTCGGTGTAAACCAGGCCTCTTTTGAAGTCCAGGATGCAGAAATTTTTGTCATCATGGGGCTCTCCGGCAGTGGTAAATCCACGCTGGTCAGACTGTTGAACCGCCTGATTGAACCAACAAGCGGAACGGTTCACATCAATGATGATAACCTCTCTAACATTTCCGATACTGAACTCCGTATGGCAAGACGGAAAATGATGAGTATGGTGTTCCAAAAATTCGGGCTTTTCCCGTTCCGTACCATTATGGAAAATGTGGAATACGGCTTGGAAATTCAAGGTATTGAAAAATCAGAACGACGTGAAAAAGCACAGGCTTCTCTTGAACTCGTTGGCCTGAAAGGGTACGAAGCACAATATCCGGATCAGTTATCCGGTGGGATGCAGCAACGTGTCGGGTTAGCCCGGGCACTTGCCAATGACCCGGAAGTCCTGCTAATGGATGAAGCTTTCTCAGCGCTCGATCCATTGATCCGTAAAGATATGCAGGATGAGTTATTGGACCTGCAGACATCCATGCAAAAAACCATCATCTTTATCACACACGATCTTGATGAGGCACTTCGTCTCGGAGACCGTATCGCACTGATGAAAGATGGTTATATCGTGCAGATTGGTACACCGGAAGAAATTCTGATCAACCCGGCTAACGAATATGTCGAACGGTTTGTTGAAGACATTGACCGCTCGAAGATCCTCAATGCCGAGCACATTATGAAGACACCGGAAACCATCAATCTCGATAAAAGCGGTCCCCGCGTGGCGCTTGAACGCATGCGTAAATACGGACTTTCCAGTCTCTATGTTACTGACAGTAACCGTCGTTTGAAAGGTTACGTGACAGCTGACGATGCGTCCAATGCCCAAAAAGAGGATGCCCGTGATTTAAACGCAATTCTTAAAACCGACATGCCTAAATGTTCAAAAGATACTACGTTACATGAACTGTTTGATATGATTCATAATTCACCGGTTCCTGTGGCTGTTGTAGAAAACGAAAAACTCGTTGGCATTATTGTACGCGGTGCAGTCATCGCGGCATTGTCCGGAGAAAACGAGGTGAACCTGAATGCTGAATGA
- a CDS encoding class I SAM-dependent methyltransferase, protein MPTLETKAKELIFNTLSQPWAKSKHRRVVYHLNANDRILDIGAGKGALSWMLLAQGFDVTPVDVKNLSYTDKIEPVLYDGQRLPFPDNSKDVGLLLTVLHHTPDPDALIKEALRVCDRLIIMEDVYSGPVQKYATWFTDSLFNLEFKGHPHTNKNNFGWLKTFADLDLRVLHIEKEPVLRFFEQVTYYVSK, encoded by the coding sequence ATGCCGACACTTGAAACGAAAGCGAAAGAATTGATTTTCAACACCCTCAGTCAGCCCTGGGCGAAAAGTAAACACCGGCGGGTTGTCTATCACTTAAATGCCAATGACCGCATTCTCGATATTGGCGCGGGCAAAGGCGCCCTCTCCTGGATGCTGTTGGCACAAGGATTTGATGTGACCCCCGTGGACGTCAAGAACCTCAGTTATACAGATAAAATCGAGCCGGTCCTCTACGACGGCCAAAGATTGCCGTTCCCGGACAACAGTAAAGATGTCGGCCTGTTATTAACGGTGCTTCACCACACACCGGATCCGGATGCCCTGATCAAAGAAGCACTCCGGGTCTGTGACCGGCTGATCATCATGGAAGACGTCTACAGCGGTCCTGTACAGAAATACGCCACCTGGTTCACGGACAGCCTGTTCAACCTGGAATTCAAGGGCCATCCCCATACGAATAAAAACAACTTCGGCTGGCTCAAGACCTTCGCGGATCTTGACCTCCGTGTTTTACACATCGAAAAAGAACCTGTTCTCAGGTTTTTCGAACAGGTCACCTACTACGTATCAAAATGA
- a CDS encoding polysaccharide deacetylase family protein, producing MNEVIRLKKQMWIKAGLAVLAAVLIAGVFLAGRMSVEPLTEEMRAELRDTRSEADERAKEAELLREDLEDSEEMQEKLTAKKAEIEALNDRIDELEQELAELEENAAEEEEHDTESDASSDDDSEQETTNDSESVNGDDSATGNGNGAGSSDGRPDSGERVVYLTFDDGPTDLTPDILSILDDYDVPGNFFVIGQRMENYPQLMRSMDGAGHGIYSHSYTHDYAIYESFETYYEDLNLMEQAYERVLGKEAPPLVRFPGGSSNHSSIEYSGEEFMVELTADIQERGYHYIDWNVSSGDASAIYDDPQAMFDQIVNQSQGEDVIVPLFHDTDRNQATRDILPDVIEYYQAQGYSFHTLDDLTQEEITRMENNRILNRNVVR from the coding sequence ATGAATGAGGTGATTCGCTTGAAAAAGCAGATGTGGATAAAAGCGGGCCTGGCAGTTCTGGCTGCGGTCCTGATCGCCGGTGTGTTTCTTGCCGGTCGCATGAGCGTGGAACCGCTGACTGAAGAGATGAGAGCAGAGCTTCGGGATACACGGTCAGAAGCCGATGAACGTGCAAAAGAAGCAGAGTTGCTGAGAGAAGACCTGGAAGATTCAGAAGAAATGCAGGAAAAACTGACTGCAAAGAAAGCGGAGATCGAGGCGTTGAACGATCGGATCGACGAACTGGAGCAAGAGTTGGCTGAACTGGAAGAAAATGCTGCAGAGGAAGAGGAACATGATACTGAATCGGACGCTTCTTCTGACGATGATTCCGAACAGGAAACAACGAACGACAGCGAAAGCGTGAATGGGGATGATTCAGCAACCGGGAACGGAAATGGAGCCGGCTCAAGTGACGGCCGTCCTGACAGCGGTGAGCGTGTCGTGTATTTGACCTTTGACGATGGGCCGACGGATTTGACGCCGGACATCCTGTCGATTTTAGACGACTATGACGTACCGGGGAACTTTTTTGTGATCGGACAGCGCATGGAAAACTATCCGCAGCTGATGAGGTCAATGGACGGGGCAGGTCACGGGATTTATTCCCATAGTTATACGCATGACTATGCCATTTACGAGAGTTTTGAAACGTATTATGAGGATTTGAACCTGATGGAACAGGCTTATGAACGGGTACTGGGGAAGGAAGCTCCGCCACTTGTGCGTTTTCCAGGGGGATCAAGCAACCACAGTTCCATTGAATACAGTGGTGAAGAATTCATGGTGGAGTTAACGGCAGACATCCAGGAAAGGGGGTATCATTACATCGACTGGAATGTGTCTTCCGGGGATGCCAGTGCGATCTATGACGATCCGCAAGCGATGTTCGATCAGATCGTCAATCAAAGTCAGGGCGAGGACGTGATCGTCCCTTTATTCCATGATACGGACCGCAACCAGGCGACCCGGGATATTTTACCGGACGTGATTGAATATTATCAGGCGCAGGGCTATTCATTTCACACGCTGGATGATCTGACGCAAGAAGAAATAACCAGGATGGAAAACAACCGCATCCTGAACCGGAATGTCGTCAGGTGA
- a CDS encoding ABC transporter permease: MLNDLLNNIPQIPISEGVSNAVSWITDTFSFIFNPIRSGFGDFMSWFASLLYSVPAIIIILLVAVLAYFLSGKKWGLTVFTFLGLLLIYNQGLWEELMFTFTLVLLASTLSVIIGVPFGILMSKSNTAEAIMKPILDFMQTMPAFVYLIPAVAFFGIGMVPGVFASLIFATPPTVRLTNLGIRQVPTEMVEASDAFGSTPQQKLFKVELPMAKVTIMAGINQTVMLALSMVVIASMIGAPGLGREVLSALQRAQVGPGFTAGIGIVILAIIIDRFTQTANMKKSE; encoded by the coding sequence ATGCTGAATGACTTACTCAATAACATTCCACAAATACCGATTTCAGAAGGCGTAAGTAACGCAGTCAGCTGGATTACAGATACTTTTTCCTTTATCTTCAACCCGATCCGAAGTGGATTTGGTGACTTTATGTCCTGGTTCGCGAGTCTTTTATACTCGGTGCCAGCAATCATCATCATTCTGCTGGTTGCAGTTTTGGCCTATTTCTTATCAGGTAAAAAGTGGGGACTGACTGTCTTTACATTTCTTGGTCTGTTGCTGATTTACAACCAAGGCCTATGGGAAGAATTAATGTTCACATTCACACTCGTACTTTTAGCCAGTACATTATCAGTCATTATCGGTGTCCCATTCGGGATACTCATGTCCAAAAGTAATACCGCCGAAGCAATTATGAAGCCAATTTTGGACTTCATGCAGACGATGCCGGCGTTCGTTTACCTGATTCCTGCCGTCGCATTCTTTGGAATCGGAATGGTACCAGGTGTATTTGCATCACTCATATTCGCAACACCGCCGACAGTCCGGCTGACGAATCTCGGTATTCGCCAAGTACCGACGGAAATGGTCGAAGCGTCAGATGCCTTCGGTTCTACGCCGCAACAAAAATTGTTCAAAGTCGAGCTGCCGATGGCGAAGGTAACCATTATGGCCGGAATCAACCAGACCGTAATGCTCGCACTTTCCATGGTTGTAATTGCTTCCATGATTGGTGCCCCGGGTCTCGGACGCGAAGTATTGTCCGCTCTTCAGCGTGCACAAGTCGGCCCTGGCTTTACAGCAGGTATCGGTATTGTTATACTGGCAATCATTATTGACCGGTTCACACAAACAGCAAACATGAAAAAATCAGAGTAA